In Natronococcus sp. AD-5, the genomic window CCTCGAGATCGTCTCCGAGATCGGCAAGCGGCTGTTCGACGATGGGGAGGAGCTGTTCGAGTTCGACGACCCCGAAGCGGTGTTCGAAGAGCTCCGGCAGGTCTGTCCGAGCTACCACGGGATGACCTACGAGGCGCTCGGCGAGGAGGGGATCCACTGGCCCTGCTACGAACCGGGCGATGAAGGCGACCCCTACCTCTACGCCGAGGCGTTCGACACCGACAGCGGCCTGGGTCACGTCGAGGGCGTCCGCCACACGCCGCCGGCCGAGACCCCCGACGACGAGTACCCGCTGATCCTGACGACCGCGCGCCTCGAGGAACACTACAACACCGGGACGATGAGCACCCGTTCGCCGACGCTCAACCGGCGGACGCCGGAGAACTTCGTCGACGTTCATCCGGCCGACGCCGAGCGGTACGGGATCGAGGACGGCGACGAGGTCGTCCTCAGATCCCGCCGCGGGCGGATCGCGGTGGAGGCGGAGGTCACCGAGGACATCAAGGAGGGCGTCGTCTGGACGACGCCCCACTTCGCGGCCGCCGCCGCGAACAGACTCACGAACGACGTGCTCGACGAGCGGGCGAAGATCCCCGAGTACAAGGCCGCCGCCGCGGAGATCGCGGTCGACGTCGAGCCCGCAGACGCGGATGCGGAATCGGCGGCCGACGACTAACCGCGCCGTCCGTCCGCTCCGACGATGACCGGCTCGCGGATCTCGAGCGCCGTCTCGAACTCGTCCTCGCGATCGGTTCGGCGACCGATCCGCAGCAACTGCTCCTCGTGCGCCCGGCGGACGGCCGACCGCTCGCGCTCGCTGAACTCGAGGCGCTCGCCGAGGTCGTCCCAGTGGCCCCACTCGACTAGAAACGCCTCGAGGTCCTCGCCCGCGTATAGGCGCTCGTACTCGCGTCGGTACCGCTCGAGTTCCGGACCCAGGTGCGCTTGCGCTAGATCCACGAGGTCCGGCAGTCGGGTCGTCGACACGCTCGCCTTCGCCGCGGTGAGAAGCATGATCTGTCCCTCGATCGGTTCGCCGGCCATCAGCCGCCCGCCCGCATCGCCTTCTGAGCGAAGTCCTCGACCAGCGGCTCGAGCGTCTCCGGATCGCCCTCGAAGACGACCGTCACCTCGGTCAGCGAGAGCGTCGGACCGACGTCGACGGTGTCCGAAGAGATCGCCGCCGTCCAGTCGTCGCCCTCGACCGTCTCCTCGTCGACGCGCTCGCCGCCCAAGTTCGTCAGGTAGCGGATCGCGAGCCGCTCGGAGATGCCGCGAAAGGAGCGTTCGACGCGCGTTCGCGTTGCCATACCTCCCGATTCGATCGCCAGGTGAATAAAGTCGCGCTCGACGGCAACCGCCCGCTCGCGAGACCGGTTCGCCGCTCAGAGCACCCCTCTAAGCACCACGACCGACACCACGCCGGTACCCAGCGCCAGCAGGATGCTCTCGGTTCGCCACATCACCGCCAGGACGAGCGCGGCGGCGCCCCACTCGGCCGGGCCGCCCGCCGCGAGCTCCGGCCCGAGGATGGCGATCACGATCGCGCCCGGCAGGACCGAGAGCCCGGCCTCGAGTCGGTCGCTCATCTCGATCCGGTTGACGAGCCACAACCCGCCGGTCTTGGTCGCGTAGGTGATGACCGCCATCGCGAGGATGACGCCGACGGCGACGGGGTCGAGCGAGAGCGCCCCGTCACCGATCATGCCGAATCACCTCGACGAGCGCCGCGGCGAAGCCGCCGAGCAGGATGTACCACCGCCCCGGAAGGAGTTCCGCGGCGGTGACGGCGGTGCCGAGCGAGATCACCCAGGGGACGAGCGTCGATCGCCCCTCCCAGAGTTCGGCCGCGAGCGCGACGAAGACCGCCGCGAGCACGAAGTCGAACCCGTACTGCGCGGGGTTGCCGACCGTTCCGCCCGCGAGCGTGCCGACGATCGTCGAGCCGACCCAGAAGGTCCAGATCGCGATGCCGCTCCCCAGGAGGAACGCGCCCCGCCTGTTGCCGGCGCGGAAGTCCCGCATCGTCAGCGCCCAGTTCTCGTCGGCCATGAAAAACAGGCTGCCGTAGGCCTTCGGGGCCGAGAGGCGGCGGAACCAGGGCTGGAGCGCTGCTCCCATCAGCGAGTAGCGCAGGTTGATCGCGAACGTCGTGACGAGGATCGCGGTGACCGGGACCGGGTTCGCCCACAGTTCGACGGCGACGATCTGGGACGCGCCGGCGACGACGAGCGCGCTCATCAGCGCCGCCTCCGCGACGCTGAGGCCGACCTGGCTGGCGAGGACGCCGAACGCAACGCCGTAGCCGGCGACGCCGATCGC contains:
- a CDS encoding AzlD family protein — encoded protein: MIGDGALSLDPVAVGVILAMAVITYATKTGGLWLVNRIEMSDRLEAGLSVLPGAIVIAILGPELAAGGPAEWGAAALVLAVMWRTESILLALGTGVVSVVVLRGVL
- a CDS encoding AzlC family ABC transporter permease — translated: MQGDSESSDRELTAASGDDGRAETPNSDRVTFDRRGVRAGFLTCVPVAIGVAGYGVAFGVLASQVGLSVAEAALMSALVVAGASQIVAVELWANPVPVTAILVTTFAINLRYSLMGAALQPWFRRLSAPKAYGSLFFMADENWALTMRDFRAGNRRGAFLLGSGIAIWTFWVGSTIVGTLAGGTVGNPAQYGFDFVLAAVFVALAAELWEGRSTLVPWVISLGTAVTAAELLPGRWYILLGGFAAALVEVIRHDR